A genomic region of Arachis stenosperma cultivar V10309 chromosome 9, arast.V10309.gnm1.PFL2, whole genome shotgun sequence contains the following coding sequences:
- the LOC130950346 gene encoding serine decarboxylase 1-like: MALTPPPHTTTEEEQEHNNNNGCHMNLAISPNCTGEPLANLSAVINHYLHTLNHFNLRNLGYPTNQNFNYDALAPLLQFHLNNAGDPFVGSSFRLNSTSFEVSVLDWFANLWDIQKNKYWGYVTTGGTEANLHAILVGREQFPDGVLYTSEDSHYSIFKIARIYRMQCVEVKTLISGEIDCADLKASLLHHKDRPAIINLNIGTTIKGAIDDIDLVIKTLEENGFSRDRFYIHCDGALFGIMLPFLKASKIISFKKPIGSVSVSGHKFLGCPIPCGVVITRSEYMNASSSDVEIIGSRDATITGSRCGHAPIFLWYAIKKKGSIGIQNEVENCIANARYLHNRLSDAGIGAMLNEHSNIVVFERPLDHQFSRRWNLACQENIAHVVVMQHVTIQMLDSFVTEFLHKQSFSRFEDYGSFQPLCIAEKVGAANCSCSMHNLIS; this comes from the exons ATGGCATTGACTCCACCACCTCATACAACAACAGAAGAGGAACAAGAacacaataacaataatgggtGCCACATGAACCTCGCTATCTCCCCTAACTGCACCGGGGAGCCACTAGCAAATTTGAGTGCCGTCATTAATCACTATCTCCACACTCTAAATCACTTCAACTTGCGCAACTTGG GGTACCCCACGAATCAGAATTTCAACTACGATGCATTGGCACCATTGCTACAATTTCACCTAAACAATGCAGGTGATCCATTTGTTGGGAGCAGCTTCCGTCTAAATTCAACATCATTTGAAGTTAGTGTTCTTGATTGGTTCGCTAATTTGTGGGACATACAAAAGAATAAGTATTGGGGATACGTCACTACTGGTGGAACTGAGGCCAATCTTCACGCCATTTTAGTAGG GAGAGAACAATTTCCTGATGGGGTTCTATATACTTCAGAAGATTCACATTATTCAATATTTAAAATAGCAAGAATATATCGAATGCAATGTGTTGAAGTTAAAACTCTTATCTCCGGTGAGATTGACTGTGCTGATCTAAAAGCTTCACTACTTCATCACAAGGACAGGCCAGCCATCATCAATCTTAACATAG GTACAACGATAAAAGGAGCTATTGATGACATTGATCTTGTAATAAAAACACTTGAAGAAAATGGTTTCAGTCGTGATAGATTCTACATTCACTGTGATGGAGCTTTATTTGGAATCATGCTCCCTTTTCTCAAA GCATCAAAGATAATAAGTTTCAAGAAACCCATTGGAAGTGTGAGTGTTTCAGGGCATAAATTCTTGGGATGTCCAATTCCCTGTGGGGTTGTCATAACGCGTTCAGAATACATGAATGCGTCATCAAGCGATGTTGAAATCATTGGTTCAAGGGATGCAACAATCACAGGTAGTCGATGTGGACATGCTCCAATCTTCCTTTGGTATGCTATCAAAAAGAAAGGCTCAATAGGGATTCAAAACGAAGTGGAAAATTGCATAGCCAATGCACGTTATTTGCACAACCGACTAAGTGATGCTGGAATTGGTGCAATGTTAAATGAGCATAGCAACATTGTTGTGTTTGAGAGGCCTCTTGATCATCAATTTAGTCGTAGGTGGAACTTGGCATGCCAAGAGAACATTGCACACGTGGTGGTCATGCAGCATGTTACCATTCAAATGTTGGATTCTTTTGTTACTGAGTTTCTTCATAAACAATCATTTTCACGGTTCGAGGATTATGGCTCTTTTCAGCCTCTATGCATCGCAGAAAAAGTTGGCGCTGCAAATTGTTCTTGCTCAATGCACAATTTGATATCTTGA